In a single window of the Spirochaetaceae bacterium genome:
- the fliF gene encoding flagellar basal-body MS-ring/collar protein FliF, translated as MLDVLPRVRQQAFGFWGRLTGAQRWSLGGALVVAVVAAGLIGASREGGPLSTGVRMVPLINAPVEDAGQLLRIAGRLDQERVEYEIRAGDRIFVADQDSARRLRAILIREDLIPAHTDPYSVFDLGRFSVTDFERSVNLQRALTRSLEQHIEALDDVAAAHVTLVVPERELFAEDQLPTTASIVITPRPGSEILDDHQRVLGIQRLVQFAVAGLSAEHIVILDPRGVQVNDPGGLSGRSRMNLVERQLDTKYGLEQRYTREIVTALGNIFSADRVQIVRLDIDLDLSAQSTTTEEHFPIALREDDPLTDTDESLLVASISVAEDEVSETRSSSDGAASENYERRSISRSEVVNRRNTVREESPWAINRITVSVALDGVWRTEFRPDGGVALNPDGSVRRTYTPVPGDELRKATLLVQDAIGWDRQRGDSVTVEHLQFDRSSQFEREDALLRREAWLLSMLPVAAAVTAGLLLLALVVVLRRRQRRRRAERAAGGTARLSSATRVFGTAAPGGLADREMRRNAEHLARRRPQDAARALRRWLVED; from the coding sequence ATGCTCGACGTACTGCCGCGTGTGCGGCAACAGGCGTTTGGCTTCTGGGGCAGATTGACCGGGGCGCAGCGTTGGTCGCTCGGCGGCGCGCTCGTCGTCGCGGTGGTCGCCGCGGGGTTGATTGGCGCATCGCGCGAGGGCGGGCCGTTGAGCACCGGTGTGCGGATGGTTCCCCTGATCAATGCCCCGGTCGAGGACGCCGGGCAACTGCTGCGCATCGCCGGCCGGCTTGATCAGGAACGCGTGGAGTATGAAATCCGCGCCGGTGACCGCATCTTCGTGGCCGACCAGGACTCGGCGCGCCGGCTGCGCGCCATCCTGATCCGTGAAGACCTGATACCTGCGCACACCGACCCGTATTCGGTATTCGACCTCGGGCGATTCTCCGTCACCGACTTCGAACGTAGCGTCAACCTTCAGCGCGCCCTCACGCGCAGCCTCGAACAGCACATCGAGGCGCTCGACGACGTCGCCGCCGCCCACGTCACCCTGGTGGTGCCGGAACGCGAACTGTTCGCGGAGGATCAACTCCCTACCACCGCTTCCATTGTGATAACGCCCCGGCCGGGCTCGGAGATTCTCGACGACCACCAGCGGGTGCTCGGCATCCAGCGGCTCGTGCAGTTTGCGGTGGCCGGGCTGAGCGCGGAGCACATCGTGATCCTCGACCCGCGCGGCGTCCAGGTGAACGATCCCGGCGGCCTGTCGGGACGCAGCCGGATGAACCTGGTGGAGCGTCAACTGGACACCAAGTACGGCTTGGAGCAGCGCTACACGCGGGAAATCGTCACCGCCCTCGGCAACATCTTCTCCGCCGACCGCGTACAGATAGTCCGCCTCGACATCGACCTCGACCTGTCCGCGCAGTCGACCACGACGGAGGAGCACTTCCCGATCGCCCTGCGCGAGGACGATCCGCTCACCGACACCGACGAATCGTTGCTGGTGGCCTCGATCTCGGTGGCCGAGGACGAGGTGTCGGAGACCAGGAGCAGCAGCGACGGCGCTGCCAGCGAGAACTACGAGCGCCGCTCGATCAGCCGCAGCGAGGTGGTGAACCGGCGCAACACGGTGCGCGAGGAGAGCCCCTGGGCGATCAACCGCATCACGGTGAGCGTGGCCCTCGACGGCGTGTGGCGCACCGAGTTCCGGCCCGACGGCGGCGTCGCCCTGAACCCCGACGGCAGCGTGCGGCGTACGTACACCCCGGTGCCCGGCGACGAGTTGCGCAAGGCGACGCTGCTGGTTCAGGACGCCATCGGCTGGGACCGGCAACGCGGCGACTCGGTAACGGTGGAGCATCTGCAGTTCGACCGCAGCAGTCAGTTCGAGCGGGAGGACGCGTTGCTGCGCCGGGAAGCATGGCTGCTGAGCATGTTGCCGGTGGCCGCCGCGGTGACCGCCGGGTTGCTGCTGCTCGCCCTGGTCGTGGTGCTGCGCCGGCGGCAGCGCCGCCGCCGGGCGGAGCGCGCCGCCGGCGGCACGGCGCGATTGAGCAGCGCCACGCGGGTGTTCGGCACCGCGGCACCGGGTGGCCTGGCGGACCGGGAGATGCGCCGCAACGCCGAGCACCTGGCACGCCGGCGGCCGCAGGACGCGGCGCGCGCGCTGCGCCGGTGGCTGGTCGAGGACTAG